CTATGACGCGGTGTCCGCCGGCCTCGACCGTCTCGTGCACGTGGAGGCGGACGCGCTCGAAGCGAGCGTGCTGGCAGTCACCTGGCACCTGGTCTCAGAGCTCGGGTTCACACCGGAGATCGACGGGTGCATCGTCTGCGGCCGCAGCATCGATGCGACCCGTGACGCGATGTTCGACTATGCCGCCGGCGGCCTGCGCTGCGACGCCTGCGCTGCGGGCCTGCCGGGACGACGCATTCCCGCACACGCACGAGCCGCCCTCGCGCAGTTCAGCCGCGGTGAGACCGCACGCGTAGGCGCCACCGAAGGTCACTGGCGCCTCCTCACGAGGTATCTCGAGCATCACGTCCTCGAAGGTGCACCGCTGCGTTCCCTCCATTTCGTCGCTACGAGTCTGAGCGTCGGCTGATGCGCCCGCTCGTGCTCGGTACTGCCGGTCACATCGACCACGGCAAGACCGCCCTCGTCCACGCACTCACCGGCACGGATACCGATCGCCTGCCCGACGAGAAGCGCCGCGGCATAACCATCGACCTGGGCTTTGCCACTCTCTCCCTTCCCAATGGCCGCCGCCTGAGCATCGTCGATGTGCCCGGGCACGAGGCTTTCATCCGCAACATGCTCGCAGGAGCGACGGGCATCGATCTCGTGATGCTCGTCGTCGCGGCGGACGAGGGGCCAATGCCGCAGACGCACGAGCACCTCGCGATCCTGGAGCTGCTGGGCATCGGCCGTGGCGTGATCGCACTCACGAAGGCCGATCTCGTCGAGGCTGAATGGCTTGAGCTGGTGCGTGACGAGCTCCGCCAGACCATGGCCGCCACGTCGCTGGCCGGGGCGCCCATCGTCGACGTGTCCGCTCGCACCGGTCAGGGGCTGGACACCCTGACGGCGGCGCTCGTACAGGCGGCCGACCTCGCCCCGGAGCGCTGGCATGACGATCTGTTCCGGATGCCGATCGACCGTGTATTCACCGTGCGAGGTACGGGTACCGTCGTCACCGGCACCGTGTGGTCCGGGACTGTGCGCCGCGACGCCCAGGTACACGTGCTGCCGGCCGGCCTGGAGGCCCGCGTACGGGGGCTCCAGCAGCATGGGGCGGACTGCGATGAGATCGGACCCGGCGCCCGCGCGGCGGTCGCACTCGCGGGTGTGGAGCGCGCTGCCCTCTCCCGTGGCGATACGCTGCTCACCGGCGATGCCTGGCAGGCTGGCGGGACCCTCACCACGACACTGCGCGTGCTCGACGACGCGCCGGGACCTGTCCGCCCGCGCGAGCGGGTAAGGGTGCATGTCGGCACGGCTGAAGTGATGGGACGCGTGGCCCTCGCGGACCGCGAGCTGCAACCCGGACAGAGCACCATCGTTCAGCTGCGACTGGAGCGGCCCCTGGTCGCGCGCGCCGGGGACCACGTCGTCGTGCGATCCTACTCGCCCGTCCGGACCATCGGCGGCGGCATCGTGCTCGAGCCGGCTGCGCCGAAGCGCAAACGCCTGAGCGCCGACGTGCGTGGCGCCCTGATGCGGCTGGTAGGGGGGCGGGGAAGCGCCCCCGACCTGGTCGAGGCGGCGGTGACCATCGCGGGACCGACCGGAGTCGGCGTCGAAATGCTGCCGCTCGCTACCGGCCTCTCTCCCTCCGCCGTTGCCACCGCCGTGCCCGGGTGTCCTGCCGTGATTCTCACGGGCAACCGCGTCGTCTCGGCAGAGCTCCTGCATTCGACCGCGGCGTCCATCCTCCGGGAGGCGACGGAATTCCATCGCACCAATCCCATGCTCGACGGCGTGGAGCGGGAGGCGGTGCGCAGCCGACTGGAGGAGCCGGCGCTCTTCGATGCCGCCGTCACCACCCTTCTGGCGGACGGGCGCCTGACCGCCAGCGGCAACGCGCTCGCGATGCCCGGCCACGCCGCGGCACCCGTCGGCGAGGCGCTGGTCGCCATGGAGCGCCTGGCCGGTTTCTACGAGGCAGCAGGCCTCGACGCACCGGAGCTCGGAGACCTCCCCGCGGACCTCGCGGGTCGGGCGGATCTGCCGGTCCTGATCCGATTCCTGGAGCGGGGTGGGACGCTGTTGCGGCTGTCGGCCACGCGGCTGATCAGTGCGCGCGCGGTCTCCGACAGCGTCCTTGCCGTAAGGACGCAACTGCCTGTCGGTAAGCCACTTGGTATTGCTGACTTCAAGGAAGTTCTACAGCTCACGCGACGGAATCTGATACCGCTTCTGGAGCATTATGACAGGAGTGGTGTCACGATGCGGGCGGGCGAGAGCAGGACGTTGCGGGAAGGCTGACCGGCGCCCTGTCGACGGGGCGCCGGTGCCAGGGCCGGTGGGATCAGCCGGGTACCACGTAGAGGAACCGGCCGCAGCTTTCGCAATAGTTGACGTTGTCGTTACGGCCCAGGTCCGCAACGGAGCCGGTCGCCACGGCGGTGAAGCAGCCGTAGCAGATCCCGTTGATCATGGGGACGACGGCACGACCACCGGTCTTCGCGAACCTGTCGAGCCGGCCACGTACCTGGGGCGGCAGATCTTCCTTGAGCTCGTCGATGCGGGCGTCGAGCTGACCTATCGCATCGTCGATATTGATGTTGAACTCCTGCTCCTCCATCTCCCGACCGCTCTCGTTCTCGCGCAGCTCGCGGCGCTGCGACTTCAGGTCCTGGATCTGGAGGAGAATTTCCAACTGGGGATGCATGCTGCGCCTTCTTCCTACTGGGCCTTCTCTTCGAGGAGTGAGAGGAACTCGTCAGGCGAGTCCAGCTCGGCGAGCCGCCGCGTGATCTCCGGGTCCTTCGCGAACTGCGCGAGCTTGCCCAGCACCGGCAGGTACTGATTGCTGACCTCGAGCGGCGGCGCGACGATCAGGAAGAAGTTGTTGACGGGCTGGTTGTCGATGGCGTTGTACTCAACGCCATTGGTGCGGCGTCCGAACGCGACGCGGAGCCTGTTGACCACGAGCGAGCGGCAGTGGGGGATCGCAATGCCGCGGCCGATGCCCGTCGACCCGAGGTTCTCCCGGCGCTTGAGCATCTTGAAAAGGATACCTTCGCTCTTCTCATCGAGCCTGAGCAGCGCGATCAGCTCCTTGAGGATCTCATCCTTCGTCTCCCCGCGGATATCGAGGGCGACGGCTTCTCTATCGAAAAATTCACGCAATTCCATGTATGCCTCCAGGTCCCCGACGCCGCCACCTGCGGGTCGGGCGGTGCACAACATAAAGGCGGTGCGCATAGGTGTCAAAACGGCGGAATGCAATTGATCGCGCGTCGGAGCGCCGTTAGCTTCAAGGGCATGTTCGACAAGCTGATGGCGCGTCTTCGCGATGATTCCGTGCCGCTCTATCTGGCCCCGCAGGCAGGTGTGAGCGAATCCCCGTTCCGACGGCTGTGCCGCCGGTTCGGGGCGGACGTCGTGGTGAGTGAGTTCGTGAGTGCCGAGGGGCTCCGGCGCGGCAGCGAGCGCACACATGAGTACCTGCGCTTCGATGACGAGGAGCGACCGATCGGCGTGCAGATCTTCGGAGCCGATCCGCAGGCCATGGCGGAGGCCGCCGCCCTGGTCGAGCAGACGTACGAGCCGGACTTCCTCGACATCAATTTCGGCTGTCCGGTCAAGAAGGTGGTCTCGCGCAACGGCGGGTCCGGCTGCCTGCGCGATCTCGATCTCGTGCAGGACATCATCCGCGCGGTCGCGCGCTCCATCACCATTCCCACGACGGTGAAGGTCCGCAGCGGCTGGAACGACGAGCAGCGCAATCCCGTGGAGATCGGACTCCGCTGCCAGGACGCCGGTGCCCGCGTCCTGACCCTGCACGCGCGCTCGCGCACGCAGATGTACGCCGGGCACGCGAACTGGGACGAGATCGCCGCCGTGGTCGATGCGCTCGACATCCCCGTGATCGGTAACGGGGATGTGTGGACGGGCGAGGATGCGCGGCGGATGAGGGATCACACGGGCTGCGCAGGCATCATGATTGCCCGCG
The Longimicrobiales bacterium DNA segment above includes these coding regions:
- the recO gene encoding DNA repair protein RecO; its protein translation is MAATATDAIVLQSFPYGETSRIVRLLTRSAGVHSAIAKGALRPRSRYAMMEPFAEGAATLYIRSTRDLQTLGGFDLTRSRQGLGRDLLRFGGASLLAELVLRTASEEANPSLYDAVSAGLDRLVHVEADALEASVLAVTWHLVSELGFTPEIDGCIVCGRSIDATRDAMFDYAAGGLRCDACAAGLPGRRIPAHARAALAQFSRGETARVGATEGHWRLLTRYLEHHVLEGAPLRSLHFVATSLSVG
- the selB gene encoding selenocysteine-specific translation elongation factor, translating into MRPLVLGTAGHIDHGKTALVHALTGTDTDRLPDEKRRGITIDLGFATLSLPNGRRLSIVDVPGHEAFIRNMLAGATGIDLVMLVVAADEGPMPQTHEHLAILELLGIGRGVIALTKADLVEAEWLELVRDELRQTMAATSLAGAPIVDVSARTGQGLDTLTAALVQAADLAPERWHDDLFRMPIDRVFTVRGTGTVVTGTVWSGTVRRDAQVHVLPAGLEARVRGLQQHGADCDEIGPGARAAVALAGVERAALSRGDTLLTGDAWQAGGTLTTTLRVLDDAPGPVRPRERVRVHVGTAEVMGRVALADRELQPGQSTIVQLRLERPLVARAGDHVVVRSYSPVRTIGGGIVLEPAAPKRKRLSADVRGALMRLVGGRGSAPDLVEAAVTIAGPTGVGVEMLPLATGLSPSAVATAVPGCPAVILTGNRVVSAELLHSTAASILREATEFHRTNPMLDGVEREAVRSRLEEPALFDAAVTTLLADGRLTASGNALAMPGHAAAPVGEALVAMERLAGFYEAAGLDAPELGDLPADLAGRADLPVLIRFLERGGTLLRLSATRLISARAVSDSVLAVRTQLPVGKPLGIADFKEVLQLTRRNLIPLLEHYDRSGVTMRAGESRTLREG
- a CDS encoding C4-type zinc ribbon domain-containing protein — protein: MHPQLEILLQIQDLKSQRRELRENESGREMEEQEFNINIDDAIGQLDARIDELKEDLPPQVRGRLDRFAKTGGRAVVPMINGICYGCFTAVATGSVADLGRNDNVNYCESCGRFLYVVPG
- a CDS encoding PTS sugar transporter subunit IIA, encoding MELREFFDREAVALDIRGETKDEILKELIALLRLDEKSEGILFKMLKRRENLGSTGIGRGIAIPHCRSLVVNRLRVAFGRRTNGVEYNAIDNQPVNNFFLIVAPPLEVSNQYLPVLGKLAQFAKDPEITRRLAELDSPDEFLSLLEEKAQ
- the dusB gene encoding tRNA dihydrouridine synthase DusB, encoding MIARRSAVSFKGMFDKLMARLRDDSVPLYLAPQAGVSESPFRRLCRRFGADVVVSEFVSAEGLRRGSERTHEYLRFDDEERPIGVQIFGADPQAMAEAAALVEQTYEPDFLDINFGCPVKKVVSRNGGSGCLRDLDLVQDIIRAVARSITIPTTVKVRSGWNDEQRNPVEIGLRCQDAGARVLTLHARSRTQMYAGHANWDEIAAVVDALDIPVIGNGDVWTGEDARRMRDHTGCAGIMIARGSHGAPWIFTQARAALEGRPVPAAPEVAERFAIVLEHARNAIAFKHEVAAERAGEALSEEYAMREFRKHLGWYTKGLPNGKALREELFGVTTLIDAERILEGYLEAALAPAAA